A window of Mytilus edulis chromosome 10, xbMytEdul2.2, whole genome shotgun sequence contains these coding sequences:
- the LOC139491117 gene encoding probable ATP-dependent RNA helicase DDX10 isoform X1, producing MCDFYKRGVFIIHFRINKKMKKNTNTRFMFGGQDRPRKDNFKGRSGEKRKKQLLSIKERKVDSLNKEIADIRSRYAQIEPSKINSFTDFPLSKRTLEGLRIAKFASPTDIQRESIGLALKGNDVLGAAKTGSGKTLAFLIPVLECLFREKWSHMDGLGALIISPTRELAYQTFEVLKRVGNRHDFSAGLVIGGKHLREETVRLNRTNIVICTPGRLLQHMDETFNFTADSLQILVLDEADRILDMGFAQSMNAIIENLPSERQTLLFSATQTKSIKDLARLSLNNPVYVSVHENAAHSTPTQLEQSYIVCELHDKMNILWSFVKNHLKSKVLIFMSSCKQVKFIFECFRRFRPGVTVLCLHGGMNQLKRVAAYREFCRKKHAVLFATDIAARGLDFPAVNWVIQMDCPEDANTYIHRAGRTARYEKGGEAMLLLLPSEEEAMVQHLKDKKIPIECIKVNSKKIWNIQNKLESNCAADHSLKEKAQRAFLGYLRSVFLMSDKKVFNVHKLDIDEYSRSLGLAIAPKVRFLKRDQKRLEEKAAKIKKKIKDIQVEEHESDELSESESRLHPEIASGSESESESDGDIDPENDSDHSEQSESESENSHVTKNKSNQEMNFDVDEDDVDDLFTVKRVELEDDSEEELEKSEKKEKTISKAALAKKLTKQKITVNTKIQFDEEGEEIEDKLKKPVVKKTFEDDEDEGGINIQVARQRMMEEDKFDKQLFRERIKQKHKEERIKKKEKNREKKKKNDDDGDDDDEEGVPFEGTEDTDQLIAELPDPDKIYGRESGEEDDSEEEESEEEGPRKKAKIDINSDEDSESDYNSEKDSNENEEDSDEDSVTMDTGLSIEGDEELALKLLNS from the exons atttctaCAAAAGAGGCGTATTTATCATACACTTCCGgataaataagaagatgaagaAAAACACGAACACGCGGTTTATGTTTGGTGGACAAGATCGTCCTAGAAAAGATAATTTTAAAGGACGAAGcggagaaaaaagaaaaaagcaattATTGAGCATAAAAGAACGTAAAGTTGACTCACTTAATAAAGAAATCGCTGATATTAGAAGCAGATATGCACAG attgAACCAAGTAAAATTAACAGTTTCACAGACTTTCCATTATCTAAACGAACTTTAGAAG GTTTGAGAATAGCTAAATTTGCCTCACCAACAGATATACAAAGAGAGTCAATTGGACTAGCACTTAAAGGAAATGATGTATTGGGAGCTGCTAAAACAGGATCAGGAAAAACTCTGGCATTTCTTATTCCG GTGTTAGAATGTTTATTTAGAGAAAAATGGAGTCACATGGATGGTTTAGGGGCTTTAATTATCTCCCCTACTAGAGAGTTAGCCTACCAGACATTTGAAGTGTTAAAGAGGGTTGGAAACAGGCATGACTTCTCAGCTGGGCTTGTTATTGGTGGGAAG catTTACGAGAGGAAACAGTGAGATTAAACAGGACAAACATAGTGATATGTACTCCAGGCAGACTTTTACAACACATGGATGAAACTTTCAACTTTACAGCTGATTCATTGCAAATTCTTG ttcttgATGAAGCAGACAGGATTTTAGATATGGGTTTTGCCCAGTCAATGAATGCCATTATAGAAAATCTACCATCCGAAAGACAAACACTGTTATTCAGTGCCACACAAACTAA ATCTATTAAAGACTTGGCAAGACTAAGTTTGAATAATCCTGTTTATGTTTCTGTTCATGAAAATGCTGCTCATAGCACACCTACACAACTTGAACAG aGTTATATTGTATGTGAGCTTCATGACAAGATGAATATTTTATGGTCATTTGTGAAGAATCATCTGAAGTCTAAAGTCTTAATCTTCATGTCAAGCTGCAAACAA GTGAAGTTCATCTTTGAATGTTTTAGAAGATTTCGACCAGGTGTCACTGTACTTTGTTTACATGGTGGAATGAATCAGTTAAAAAGAGTGGCGGCTTATAGAGAATTCTGTAGAAAGAAACATGCTGTTTTATTTGCCACTGATATTGCTGCTAGAGGATTAG ATTTTCCTGCTGTAAACTGGGTTATACAGATGGACTGCCCTGAAGATGCTAACACTTACATACACAGAGCTGGAAGAACAGCAAG GTATGAGAAGGGAGGAGAGGCCATGTTGCTATTGTTACCATCAGAGGAAGAAGCCATGGTTCaacatttaaaagataaaaagatacCTATAGAATGTATTAA gGTTAATTCTAAGAAGATATGGAATATACAGAATAAGTTGGAATCTAATTGTGCTGCCGACCACAGTCTTAAAGAAAAGGCTCAGAGG gccTTCCTTGGATATTTAAGATCAGTGTTTCTGATGAGTGACAAAAAAGTATTTAATGTTCACAAGCTTGATATAGATGAATATTCAAG GTCTCTTGGATTAGCAATAGCACCAAAGGTTAGATTTTTAAAGAGAGACCAGAAAAGACTTGAAGAAAAAGCagctaaaattaaaaagaaaataaaagacaTTCAGGTGGAAGAACATGAAAGTGATGAACTTTCAGAAAGTGAAAGTAGACTACATCCTGAAATAGCATCAGGGTCAGAATCAGAAAGTGAATCAGATGGAGACATTGACCCTGAAAACGATTCAGATCATAGTGAacaaagtgaaagtgaaagtgaaaattcTCATGTGACTAAAAATAAATCCAACCAAGAAATGAATTTTGATGTTGATGAGGATGATGTTGATGATCTGTTCACTGTAAAACGGGTTGAGTTAGAGGACGATTCAGAAGAGGAGttggaaaaaagtgaaaagaaagaaaaaacaatatcaaaGGCAGCTCTAGCTAAAAAATTAACAAAGCAGAAGATCACAGTGAATACAAAGATTCAGTTTGATGAGGAGGGAGAG gaaataGAGGATAAATTGAAGAAACCAGTTGTAAAGAAAACATTTGAGGACGACGAGGATGAGGGTGGAATAAATATACAAGTTGCTAGGCAACGCATGATGGAGGAAGATAAGTTTGATAAGCAACTGTTCAGAGAGAGGATCAAACAAAAACATAAG gaagagagaataaaaaaaaaagagaaaaatagagaaaagaaaaagaagaatgaTGATGATGGTGACGATGAC GATGAGGAAGGTGTGCCATTTGAAGGAACAGAGGATACAGATCAGCTTATAGCAGAGTTACCTGACCCTGACAAGATCTATGGAAGAGAAAGTGGAGAGGAAGATGATAGCGAAGAGGAAGAAAGTGAGGAGGAAGG TCCCAGGAAGAAGGCTAAGATTGACATTAATTCTGATGAAGATTCAGAGAGTGACTATAATAGTGAAAAAGACAGCAATGAAAATGAAGAAGATTCAGATGAGGATTCTGTCACCATGGATACTGGATTGTCAATAGAGGGAGATGAAGAATTAGCATTAAAGTTATTAAACAGCtga
- the LOC139491117 gene encoding probable ATP-dependent RNA helicase DDX10 isoform X2, giving the protein MKKNTNTRFMFGGQDRPRKDNFKGRSGEKRKKQLLSIKERKVDSLNKEIADIRSRYAQIEPSKINSFTDFPLSKRTLEGLRIAKFASPTDIQRESIGLALKGNDVLGAAKTGSGKTLAFLIPVLECLFREKWSHMDGLGALIISPTRELAYQTFEVLKRVGNRHDFSAGLVIGGKHLREETVRLNRTNIVICTPGRLLQHMDETFNFTADSLQILVLDEADRILDMGFAQSMNAIIENLPSERQTLLFSATQTKSIKDLARLSLNNPVYVSVHENAAHSTPTQLEQSYIVCELHDKMNILWSFVKNHLKSKVLIFMSSCKQVKFIFECFRRFRPGVTVLCLHGGMNQLKRVAAYREFCRKKHAVLFATDIAARGLDFPAVNWVIQMDCPEDANTYIHRAGRTARYEKGGEAMLLLLPSEEEAMVQHLKDKKIPIECIKVNSKKIWNIQNKLESNCAADHSLKEKAQRAFLGYLRSVFLMSDKKVFNVHKLDIDEYSRSLGLAIAPKVRFLKRDQKRLEEKAAKIKKKIKDIQVEEHESDELSESESRLHPEIASGSESESESDGDIDPENDSDHSEQSESESENSHVTKNKSNQEMNFDVDEDDVDDLFTVKRVELEDDSEEELEKSEKKEKTISKAALAKKLTKQKITVNTKIQFDEEGEEIEDKLKKPVVKKTFEDDEDEGGINIQVARQRMMEEDKFDKQLFRERIKQKHKEERIKKKEKNREKKKKNDDDGDDDDEEGVPFEGTEDTDQLIAELPDPDKIYGRESGEEDDSEEEESEEEGPRKKAKIDINSDEDSESDYNSEKDSNENEEDSDEDSVTMDTGLSIEGDEELALKLLNS; this is encoded by the exons atgaagaAAAACACGAACACGCGGTTTATGTTTGGTGGACAAGATCGTCCTAGAAAAGATAATTTTAAAGGACGAAGcggagaaaaaagaaaaaagcaattATTGAGCATAAAAGAACGTAAAGTTGACTCACTTAATAAAGAAATCGCTGATATTAGAAGCAGATATGCACAG attgAACCAAGTAAAATTAACAGTTTCACAGACTTTCCATTATCTAAACGAACTTTAGAAG GTTTGAGAATAGCTAAATTTGCCTCACCAACAGATATACAAAGAGAGTCAATTGGACTAGCACTTAAAGGAAATGATGTATTGGGAGCTGCTAAAACAGGATCAGGAAAAACTCTGGCATTTCTTATTCCG GTGTTAGAATGTTTATTTAGAGAAAAATGGAGTCACATGGATGGTTTAGGGGCTTTAATTATCTCCCCTACTAGAGAGTTAGCCTACCAGACATTTGAAGTGTTAAAGAGGGTTGGAAACAGGCATGACTTCTCAGCTGGGCTTGTTATTGGTGGGAAG catTTACGAGAGGAAACAGTGAGATTAAACAGGACAAACATAGTGATATGTACTCCAGGCAGACTTTTACAACACATGGATGAAACTTTCAACTTTACAGCTGATTCATTGCAAATTCTTG ttcttgATGAAGCAGACAGGATTTTAGATATGGGTTTTGCCCAGTCAATGAATGCCATTATAGAAAATCTACCATCCGAAAGACAAACACTGTTATTCAGTGCCACACAAACTAA ATCTATTAAAGACTTGGCAAGACTAAGTTTGAATAATCCTGTTTATGTTTCTGTTCATGAAAATGCTGCTCATAGCACACCTACACAACTTGAACAG aGTTATATTGTATGTGAGCTTCATGACAAGATGAATATTTTATGGTCATTTGTGAAGAATCATCTGAAGTCTAAAGTCTTAATCTTCATGTCAAGCTGCAAACAA GTGAAGTTCATCTTTGAATGTTTTAGAAGATTTCGACCAGGTGTCACTGTACTTTGTTTACATGGTGGAATGAATCAGTTAAAAAGAGTGGCGGCTTATAGAGAATTCTGTAGAAAGAAACATGCTGTTTTATTTGCCACTGATATTGCTGCTAGAGGATTAG ATTTTCCTGCTGTAAACTGGGTTATACAGATGGACTGCCCTGAAGATGCTAACACTTACATACACAGAGCTGGAAGAACAGCAAG GTATGAGAAGGGAGGAGAGGCCATGTTGCTATTGTTACCATCAGAGGAAGAAGCCATGGTTCaacatttaaaagataaaaagatacCTATAGAATGTATTAA gGTTAATTCTAAGAAGATATGGAATATACAGAATAAGTTGGAATCTAATTGTGCTGCCGACCACAGTCTTAAAGAAAAGGCTCAGAGG gccTTCCTTGGATATTTAAGATCAGTGTTTCTGATGAGTGACAAAAAAGTATTTAATGTTCACAAGCTTGATATAGATGAATATTCAAG GTCTCTTGGATTAGCAATAGCACCAAAGGTTAGATTTTTAAAGAGAGACCAGAAAAGACTTGAAGAAAAAGCagctaaaattaaaaagaaaataaaagacaTTCAGGTGGAAGAACATGAAAGTGATGAACTTTCAGAAAGTGAAAGTAGACTACATCCTGAAATAGCATCAGGGTCAGAATCAGAAAGTGAATCAGATGGAGACATTGACCCTGAAAACGATTCAGATCATAGTGAacaaagtgaaagtgaaagtgaaaattcTCATGTGACTAAAAATAAATCCAACCAAGAAATGAATTTTGATGTTGATGAGGATGATGTTGATGATCTGTTCACTGTAAAACGGGTTGAGTTAGAGGACGATTCAGAAGAGGAGttggaaaaaagtgaaaagaaagaaaaaacaatatcaaaGGCAGCTCTAGCTAAAAAATTAACAAAGCAGAAGATCACAGTGAATACAAAGATTCAGTTTGATGAGGAGGGAGAG gaaataGAGGATAAATTGAAGAAACCAGTTGTAAAGAAAACATTTGAGGACGACGAGGATGAGGGTGGAATAAATATACAAGTTGCTAGGCAACGCATGATGGAGGAAGATAAGTTTGATAAGCAACTGTTCAGAGAGAGGATCAAACAAAAACATAAG gaagagagaataaaaaaaaaagagaaaaatagagaaaagaaaaagaagaatgaTGATGATGGTGACGATGAC GATGAGGAAGGTGTGCCATTTGAAGGAACAGAGGATACAGATCAGCTTATAGCAGAGTTACCTGACCCTGACAAGATCTATGGAAGAGAAAGTGGAGAGGAAGATGATAGCGAAGAGGAAGAAAGTGAGGAGGAAGG TCCCAGGAAGAAGGCTAAGATTGACATTAATTCTGATGAAGATTCAGAGAGTGACTATAATAGTGAAAAAGACAGCAATGAAAATGAAGAAGATTCAGATGAGGATTCTGTCACCATGGATACTGGATTGTCAATAGAGGGAGATGAAGAATTAGCATTAAAGTTATTAAACAGCtga